In Methanocorpusculum vombati, a genomic segment contains:
- a CDS encoding PAS domain S-box protein: MLPNDRDAGIDLVMNTLKDNKYGLSIAEVSRKSGMNRNSAAKYLNILVTLGQVEMQIVGPARVYHLSPRMPISPAFFSFLPDPAIFIAENGEILKVNKLFAEYFSLYARTVIGKKICETSLDILHEMEQLPAYQTARSGKIPDERGWIQVDTKSGRYLLWIVPTVFFDGRPSVMCEIVPWREDKTVSSTKD; encoded by the coding sequence GTGTTGCCAAACGATCGCGATGCGGGAATCGATCTCGTAATGAATACCCTCAAAGATAACAAGTACGGTCTTTCCATTGCCGAAGTCTCCCGAAAATCCGGGATGAACAGAAACTCCGCTGCAAAATATCTCAACATTCTGGTAACCCTCGGACAGGTGGAGATGCAGATTGTGGGGCCCGCCCGGGTGTATCACCTCTCTCCCCGCATGCCGATATCTCCGGCGTTTTTTAGTTTTCTCCCAGACCCGGCGATTTTTATTGCAGAGAACGGAGAGATCCTGAAGGTGAACAAACTGTTTGCTGAGTACTTTTCCCTGTATGCCCGTACAGTTATCGGAAAAAAAATCTGTGAAACGTCTCTGGATATTCTCCATGAGATGGAACAGCTGCCGGCATATCAGACGGCCAGAAGCGGAAAGATTCCAGATGAACGGGGATGGATACAGGTGGATACGAAATCAGGGAGATATCTGCTGTGGATTGTGCCGACCGTGTTTTTCGACGGACGGCCCAGCGTGATGTGCGAAATTGTACCATGGCGGGAAGATAAAACGGTGAGCAGTACAAAAGACTAA